From Marinoscillum sp. 108, a single genomic window includes:
- a CDS encoding MotA/TolQ/ExbB proton channel family protein translates to MFELFMMGGPLFMGIITVIFIAALVVSVRSALFIFGGASVASDQLFRQLGYIKSIGLFALVMGVLGQMIGLYSAFAALEQMEGGVSPQLLAGGLKVSSITTLWGLLSYGITLLIYLILSAVARSKQS, encoded by the coding sequence ATGTTTGAATTATTTATGATGGGAGGTCCACTTTTTATGGGGATCATCACGGTTATTTTCATCGCAGCCCTGGTGGTGTCGGTGAGGTCAGCATTGTTCATCTTCGGAGGAGCGTCGGTAGCGTCAGATCAGCTCTTCAGGCAGCTGGGTTATATCAAGTCCATTGGGCTCTTTGCACTGGTGATGGGTGTGCTGGGGCAGATGATCGGGCTGTATAGTGCCTTTGCAGCACTGGAGCAAATGGAGGGAGGCGTATCTCCACAGTTGTTGGCTGGAGGGCTGAAGGTATCTTCTATTACCACCTTGTGGGGATTGCTGAGTTATGGGATCACTTTACTTATTTATCTGATCTTATCGGCTGTAGCCAGGTCCAAACAGTCTTGA
- a CDS encoding LytTR family DNA-binding domain-containing protein: MRIIQHLIFWSTVSLFLVITFGQANGDFIEAFYFVTFLLPVALATSYFFNYFLVPSYLLTRRYVLFGLYFAYTLIFSIYLEMIVLTIALIVLANYTYANLNPYSTNLFLLTSTLYFIVFLNAFILLIRRYQRNEHLLAKMEHTKKKNEREQIIVRVDRKNRALALDEILYIESLADYVKIHTTGEVVITKEKISELHDQLPERFIRTHRSFLVNQLQISEFGKEELLIGEVKIPISRTYRKAVSDRLRVTT; this comes from the coding sequence ATGCGAATCATCCAACACCTCATCTTTTGGAGCACCGTTTCCCTCTTTTTGGTGATCACTTTTGGACAGGCCAACGGTGACTTCATTGAAGCCTTTTACTTCGTCACCTTCCTGTTGCCTGTGGCACTGGCCACCTCTTATTTTTTCAATTACTTTCTGGTGCCCTCCTACCTCCTCACCAGAAGATACGTCCTCTTTGGGTTATACTTTGCCTATACCCTCATCTTTTCGATCTATCTGGAGATGATCGTACTGACCATCGCACTGATAGTGCTGGCCAATTATACTTATGCCAACCTCAATCCTTACTCTACCAATTTATTTCTGCTCACTTCCACACTGTACTTTATCGTTTTCCTCAATGCCTTCATACTCCTGATCAGGAGATATCAGCGCAATGAACACCTGCTGGCCAAGATGGAGCATACCAAAAAGAAAAATGAAAGGGAGCAAATCATCGTTCGGGTAGATCGCAAAAATCGGGCACTCGCACTGGATGAAATCCTTTACATCGAAAGCCTGGCCGATTATGTGAAAATTCATACAACCGGTGAAGTGGTCATTACCAAAGAGAAAATCAGTGAACTTCATGATCAGCTACCAGAGCGATTTATCCGCACGCACCGATCCTTCCTCGTCAATCAACTGCAGATTTCTGAATTTGGAAAAGAGGAACTCCTGATTGGAGAAGTGAAAATTCCGATTAGCCGTACCTATCGCAAGGCCGTATCCGATCGGCTCAGAGTCACGACTTAA
- a CDS encoding ATP-binding protein: MKLLCKVIIVVSLCALSTYFSWAGVSQNALSGLDMTRDSLRIAEVIVKVEGALKAGTLSADSASSFFYHLAKQYQEAHDFQQARTYVKRSLSALNNQENDELVAADHLLLADMAMEEDDTAIALELLFAALKIYENLEDSVNYLLTLRKVGVNYDYINDHPTALQYYEECIELAQKLGRQDVVGACYNTIASIYCTEGDEKKGIEMYEKAVRIAQETNDKVLLHKLYHNMALTYKDLEVFGEAMGYLKKSLVIAGELEDPKWFGFSYQAMGHYYYAFGKYDSAEYFMKQALAIAEEINNTQIRVNAWDVLEQVYSKTGRYKEAYDVFKLIKAEDDSIFNLQNTQLIESIKAKYQAEKHDRELAEKNLQLQEAGYNMDRQQNMQTALVVVVAMLVIISFLIYRGYMLRKRANDLLRLKNSEIESHMAQVENLNQTKSRWFVNVAHELRTPLTLIKGPVNRVIAEYDLPDEVREDLMMVEKNANSLANLVNEILDLSRLEEGEVSLNESVFSLCEQVSTIVNSFASRAEQLGVALNNRCPEDAYIKADKEKLNKLMVNLISNALKFTPNGGAVEVLVQMNKGLEILVKDTGSGISPRDLPYVFDRFFQSTDPEHQMQGGTGIGLALSKEIAEMHGGELKVSSELGVGSVFTLSLPAHMIVTKAEAEVNLNEEEVQTEVTEVLLSLDNRPSLLLVEDNKDMSSYVASLLVPHFEVVEVASAEEGLEVLRTQNIRFIVSDVMMSGMDGFSFLRAVKADPLWRHLPFIHLSALADDNLRKEALRIGIDDFLTKPFDPEELIIRVKNLYDNFLSRISINIQSDEDSYDERIMKRLKKEVLTNIEDANFNVLRLADGAAMSERQLYRYLKGATGLTPLQFIQEIKLTKAIELARKKVYSSTNELASAVGFRQASYFSTLFERRYGKKPSAFLKS; encoded by the coding sequence ATGAAGTTACTCTGTAAAGTAATTATTGTGGTAAGCCTTTGTGCTCTATCCACGTACTTTTCATGGGCAGGCGTTTCCCAAAATGCCCTTTCTGGTCTGGACATGACCAGAGACTCTTTACGCATAGCGGAGGTAATTGTGAAGGTAGAAGGTGCTTTAAAGGCAGGCACATTATCCGCAGACAGTGCTTCCAGTTTCTTTTACCACTTAGCCAAACAATATCAGGAGGCACATGACTTCCAGCAGGCTCGCACTTATGTCAAAAGGTCCCTGTCGGCATTGAACAACCAGGAAAATGATGAACTTGTGGCTGCTGACCACCTATTACTCGCTGATATGGCGATGGAAGAGGATGATACTGCAATTGCTCTGGAGTTGTTATTTGCTGCGCTGAAGATCTACGAAAACCTGGAAGATTCGGTCAATTATTTGCTTACCCTCCGCAAAGTTGGCGTAAACTATGACTACATCAATGACCATCCTACAGCCCTTCAATATTACGAAGAATGCATTGAGCTGGCTCAGAAATTGGGCAGGCAAGACGTGGTAGGTGCGTGTTATAACACCATTGCAAGCATCTATTGTACGGAGGGAGATGAGAAAAAGGGAATAGAGATGTATGAGAAAGCGGTTCGCATTGCTCAAGAAACAAATGATAAGGTGCTCCTTCACAAACTGTATCACAATATGGCTCTTACCTATAAAGACCTGGAGGTGTTTGGTGAGGCCATGGGATACCTGAAAAAGTCGCTGGTGATAGCCGGTGAGTTAGAAGACCCCAAGTGGTTTGGATTTAGCTATCAGGCCATGGGGCACTATTACTATGCCTTTGGGAAGTACGATTCTGCGGAGTATTTTATGAAGCAAGCACTGGCCATCGCGGAGGAGATTAATAACACGCAGATTCGTGTGAATGCCTGGGATGTGCTGGAGCAGGTATATAGCAAGACGGGGCGTTATAAGGAGGCATATGATGTTTTCAAGCTCATTAAGGCAGAAGATGATTCCATCTTCAATTTGCAGAATACCCAGTTGATAGAATCCATCAAAGCCAAATACCAGGCCGAAAAGCACGATCGGGAGTTGGCCGAGAAGAATCTCCAGTTGCAGGAGGCGGGTTACAACATGGACAGGCAGCAGAATATGCAGACCGCCCTGGTAGTGGTGGTGGCCATGCTGGTCATTATTTCATTTCTCATCTATAGAGGTTACATGCTTCGAAAAAGGGCCAATGATCTGCTTCGTCTGAAAAACAGTGAAATAGAATCACACATGGCACAGGTGGAGAACCTCAACCAGACGAAAAGCCGGTGGTTTGTGAATGTCGCCCACGAGCTGAGGACACCGCTAACATTGATTAAGGGCCCCGTGAACCGGGTCATTGCAGAGTACGACCTGCCGGATGAGGTCCGGGAGGACCTGATGATGGTAGAAAAGAATGCCAACAGCCTGGCCAATCTGGTGAATGAAATTCTCGACCTTTCCCGACTGGAGGAAGGGGAGGTGAGCCTGAATGAAAGCGTTTTCAGCCTGTGTGAACAGGTTTCCACGATTGTAAATTCCTTTGCTTCAAGGGCTGAGCAGCTGGGAGTGGCACTCAATAATCGGTGCCCCGAAGATGCCTACATCAAAGCTGACAAGGAGAAGCTCAATAAGCTGATGGTCAATTTGATTAGCAATGCGCTCAAGTTTACCCCCAATGGTGGTGCTGTGGAGGTGTTGGTGCAAATGAATAAAGGATTGGAAATTTTAGTGAAGGACACTGGGTCGGGAATCAGTCCACGGGATTTGCCCTATGTTTTTGATCGGTTTTTTCAGTCTACGGATCCTGAGCATCAGATGCAAGGGGGGACGGGTATAGGTCTGGCACTTTCTAAGGAAATAGCCGAGATGCACGGAGGGGAGTTAAAAGTGAGTAGCGAGTTGGGTGTGGGCAGTGTGTTTACCTTGTCCCTTCCAGCTCACATGATCGTCACGAAAGCAGAAGCGGAAGTGAATTTGAATGAAGAAGAGGTTCAGACTGAGGTGACAGAGGTCCTATTGTCTCTCGATAATCGCCCGAGTCTGCTACTGGTAGAGGACAACAAGGATATGAGCAGTTATGTGGCTTCCCTCCTGGTGCCTCATTTTGAAGTAGTGGAGGTGGCTAGTGCGGAAGAAGGCCTGGAGGTACTGAGGACTCAAAACATTCGCTTCATAGTATCCGATGTGATGATGTCGGGAATGGACGGTTTCTCTTTTCTTCGTGCGGTCAAGGCCGATCCACTCTGGAGGCACCTGCCTTTTATACACTTGTCAGCCCTGGCAGATGACAACCTGCGCAAGGAAGCATTGCGAATCGGGATTGATGACTTTCTTACCAAGCCATTTGATCCGGAGGAGTTGATCATCCGGGTGAAAAATCTTTATGACAATTTTCTCAGTAGGATCTCCATCAATATACAGTCAGATGAGGACTCCTATGATGAGCGCATCATGAAACGTTTGAAGAAGGAAGTACTAACGAATATTGAAGATGCCAACTTCAATGTGCTTCGCCTGGCCGATGGTGCAGCTATGAGTGAGCGTCAGCTTTATCGCTACCTGAAAGGCGCCACGGGACTTACACCCCTTCAGTTTATTCAGGAAATCAAGCTTACCAAGGCCATAGAGCTGGCTCGAAAGAAAGTGTATTCCAGCACCAATGAGTTGGCGTCCGCTGTGGGCTTCAGGCAGGCTTCCTACTTTTCTACCCTTTTTGAGCGGAGGTACGGCAAAAAGCCGAGCGCTTTTCTTAAGTCGTGA